One stretch of Arachis hypogaea cultivar Tifrunner chromosome 20, arahy.Tifrunner.gnm2.J5K5, whole genome shotgun sequence DNA includes these proteins:
- the LOC112783006 gene encoding uncharacterized protein, which produces MLRLWKWYQNCLAVHPVKTQVISSGIIWGVGDIAAQAVTHSYSTPNTAHTHQIQDDDDDEFKINWKRVATTSLFGLSFVGPVGHYWYEGLDRYIRLRLMLKPDSFRFVASKVAIDGFLFGPLDLLAFFTYMGLSTGKSIPQIKEDVKRDFLPAFILEGGIWPIVQVANFRYVPVRYQLLYVNLFCLLDSCFLSWIEQQQDAQWKKWVKSFLPLK; this is translated from the exons ATGCTTAGGTTGTGGAAATGGTACCAAAATTGCTTGGCTGTTCACCCTGTTAAGACACAGGTAATCAGTTCAGGAATCATATGGGGTGTTGGTGACATTGCTGCACAAGCTGTCACTCATAGTTATTCTACACCTAACACTGCCCACACTCATCAAATTCAG GATGACGACGACGACGAATTCAAGATCAACTGGAAGCGGGTGGCTACAACCAGCTTGTTTGGGTTAAGCTTTGTTGGCCCAGTTGGCCATTACTG GTATGAAGGCTTGGATAGATATATAAGATTGAGACTCATGCTCAAACCAGATTCCTTCCGCTTTGTTGCCTCTAAAGTTGCCATTGACGGGTTCCTTTTCGGGCCATTGGATTTACTCGCATTTTTCACTTACATGGGCCTTTCTACCGGAAAGAGTATTCCTCAAATCAAAGAAGATGTGAAGAGAGATTTTCTTCCCGCCTTTATCTTAGAAGGAGGGATATGGCCCATCGTTCAGGTCGCAAATTTTCGGTATGTACCCGTAAGGTATCAGCTCCTATATGTCAACCTCTTCTGCTTGCTGGATAGCTGTTTCTTGTCTTGGATTGAGCAACAACAGGATGCTCAATGGAAAAAATGGGTGAAATCTTTTCTACCTCTCAAGTAA